The Kiritimatiellia bacterium DNA segment CGCAAAGCGCGAGGGCGTCGAAATCCGCCTCTACAGCGTCATCTACGAGCTCGTCGAAGAAGTGCGCAACGCAATGGCTGGCCTGCTCCAGCCCATCGTGCGCGAGGTGCCGCTGGGTCAGGCGCTCGTGAAGCAGGTGTTCCAGCTCAGCCGCAAGGGCAACGTCGCCGGATGCCTGGTGCGCTCGGGCCGCGTGCTGTTGCGCGGGCGCGCGCGGGTGCGCCGCGGCGGCGACATCGTCTACGAGGGTTCGATCGCGTCGCTCCGCCGGTTCCAGAACGACGCCACCGAGGTTCGCGAGGGACAGGAGTGCGGCATCCGCCTCGACAACTTCAACGCGTTCGAGCCCGGTGACATCATTGAGGTGTACGAGGTGCAAAAAATTGCGCAGACCCTCTGACGGGGTCCCGAGGAGACCGCGATGCGCGCCTCTCGGATGGTTCGGGTCAACGAGCTGCTGAAACGCGAAATCGCCGCAACGCTTTATCAGGAGATGGCCGGCGAGTCGCTCGACTTCGCCGCGATCACCGTCACCGACGTCCAGGTCAGCCCCGACCTTCGCCACGCGAAGGTCTTCGTCTCCATTCGCGGCAGCGACGCTGAAGCTTCCCAAATCTTCTCACGGCTCTATCGGCATCGGATCCGTCTGCAAGAACACTGCCATCGCCGCGTTCGCCTGAAGTACACCCCCGTGCTGGTCTTCGAGCGCGACTTTGCGATCGAACGCGGCGACCGGGTGCTCGCCCTGCTCGATCAGATGCAGCCGCAATCCCCACCGTCGGCCGCGGAACCACCCGCCGGCCCCAACCAGACGATCTGAAATGCCCTCCCCTCAGCCCCTCCCCACCGCCGCAGACCCCGACGGCGTGCTCCTGGTGAACAAGCCGCGCGGCTGGACCTCGCACGATGTCGTGGCGGCGGTCCGGCGCCGATTCCGCCTGCGCAAAGTCGGTCACGGCGGCACGCTGGATCCGATGGCCACCGGGTTGCTGGTGCTGCTCATCGGTCGCGCCACGCGTCTTGCGGAACGATTCATGAGCGCGGACAAGGCCTATGCCGGCACATTCCGACTCGGCGTCGAAACGGACACCGAGGATGCCGACGGCCGTGTGATTGCGGAGCGCGATCCCGGCGGAGTGACCGAAGCCGCGGTTCGCGCCGCACTCGCGCGGCGAACCGGCGACCTCTGGCAGACACCCCCGATGATTTCCGCGATCAAACACGCCGGCCAACCGCTCTACAAGCTGGCCCGGCGGGGTACGGTCATCGAACGGCGGCCCCGCCTCATCCACATCTACGAGTTCTCGCTTGTCGAGTTCGTGCCCCCTCGGGTGCGCTTCTACCTCCGCTGTACGAAGGGCACCTACGTGCGCACCCTTTGCGCGGATGTGGGCCGCGAACTCGGCTGCGGCGCCTATCTGGAAGAACTGACCCGCACGCAATCCGGCGAGCTCACGGTGGAAGCGGCCGCACCGCTGGACGACATTCTGGCCGGCGACCGTGTCGCCCTGGAGGCGCGCCTGTTGCGCCTCGACGCCTTTGCACCGGCACCGTGATGCGCGTCGAACGAACGCTCGAAGCGCTCTCCGGTCACGACCGGCCGGTTGCGCTCGCGATCGGCGTCTTTGACGGTGTTCATGTGGGGCACCGCGCGGTTCTCGCCGCCGCACGGCAGCACGCGCGGACGCCGAACGGTGAAGCATGGGTGCTCACCTTTGACCCTCATCCGCTGGACGTGCTCCGCCCCGCTGACGCTCCGCCGGCCATCCTCTCGCTTGCCGGCAAGCTGCGTCGGTTCGCCCAGCTCGGCATGGACGGCTGCGTCGTACATCCGTTCACGCCGGCGTTCGCCGCACTCGACCCGCCGGCGTTTTTCCGCCGTCTCCTGGATTCCCTTCCGCAACTGACCGCAATCGCAGTGGGTGAGACTTGGCGGTTCGGGCGAGGGGCCGCGGGGGACATTCACACGCTCCGTCAGCTCGCCGAACCCGTCGGCATCACGATCGTCGCGGTGCCGCCGGTTTGCATGGATGGCCGAATCGTCTCCAGCACGATGATCCGCCAGGCCGTGCAGAGCGGCGACCTGGCACAGGCCGCGCGATGGCTGGGTGAGTGCTTCTCTTTTGACGGCATCGTCGTTCGCGGCCGCGCGTTCGGCCGCCGAATCGGCGTGCCCACCGCGAATCTCGAGCCACCCCCTCGGCGGGTGTGCCCGCCAGCAGGGGTCTACGCGGCGTGGGTGCATGCGCGCGGCGCGATCCACCCGGCCGCCGGCTACATCGGCACGCGCCCCACCTTCGGCGAACAGGGCGGTACCGTCATCGAGGTCCATCTGCTGGACACGGACCTGGCGCTCTACGGCGAGGCGATCGAAGTGGACTGGGTCTCCCGTATCCGCGACGATCAGGCCTTTCCAGATGCCGATGCGTTGCGCCGGCAGATCGAGGAGGACATCCGCCAGATCCGGAGGATTCTGGCCCACTCTCCGAAGCCGCCCGCCCGCGATTCATCCTGGCAGGACCGCGTTGACAGCGGCACCCCACCTCCATAATCTGTGGGATCCCGCGCCGCGGCGATGCGCGGCCGCCACGTGAGGATTGATGTGTCGATGAAACCCTATGCAGTCATTGAGACCGGCGGCAAACAGTATCTTGTCCGCCCCGACGACCGATTGACGATCGAGCGGCTCGCTGCGGAACCGGGCGAGACGATTGCACTGGCGCCGGTACTGGCGGTGTCGGACGGCACAACGCTCAAGGTGGGTACTCCGGCGCTGCCCGATGCGACGGTCTCCGCACAGATCCTCGCTCACGGGCGAGCACCAAAGGTGATTTCGTACCGGAAAAAGCGCCGAAAGGGCTATCACCGCAAAGTCGGTCATCGGCAGGCGATCACAACGGTGCGGATCGTCGGCATTCCGACCGTCTGAACCGGAGGAACAACCATGGCGCACAAGAAGGGACAAGGCACCAGTCGCAACGGCCGCGACAGCCGCGGTCAGCGCCTCGGCGTGAAATGCTTCGCGGGGCAGACGGTGCGGGCGGGCCACATCCTGGTGCGTCAACGGGGCACTCGGCTGCACCCGGGTCGCAACGTGGGTATGGGACGCGATTTTACGCTGTTTGCGCTCATCGACGGCGTGGTGGACATGGATTCGCGCTCCCGCCGCGTTCACGTGCTCCCCTCGCCCACTCCCGCCTGAGCACACCTGTCGGATTCCAGTCCGACGCTCAATTGGCGCTGCGGCCGTGAAAGCGCCCACGTTCATTGACTGCGTGCAAATTCACGTCCGCGCGGGCCGCGGGGGTGACGGCGTCGCCACATTCCGTCGGGAAAAGTACGTGCCGTTTGGCGGTCCCGACGGCGGAGATGGAGGGCGGGGCGGAGACGTCGTCCTGGTCGGCGACGCGTCGCTCGACTCGCTGCTCCACCTGTACTACCAGCCCCATCATCGCGCGGAAAACGGCATGCCCGGGCGCCGCAAGCAGCAGACCGGCCGCAGCGGCGAAGACTGCATCGTGCGGGTGCCCTGTGGCACCGAAGTCCGCGACGCCGCCGACCGATCGTGGATCGGTGAAATTCTGCGCGACGGCGAACGGCTCGTGGTCGCGCGCGGCGGGGCCGGTGGCCTCGGCAATCTGCACTTTGTCACCCCGACGCACCAGGCCCCGAGGGAGTGCACGCCGGGACGCCCCGGCGAGGAACGCAAACTGCTACTGGAGCTGAAGCTGATCTCCGATGTCGGCCTTGTGGGCTTCCCCAACGCGGGCAAGTCCACCCTCCTCGGAGCGATCAGCCGCGCCCATCCCCGTGTTGCGCCCTATCCGTTTACCACGCTCCACCCTTGCATCGGTGTGGTTCCACTGGATGAGGAGCGGATGCTCCGGGTTGCCGACATTCCCGGCCTGATCGCGGGAGCCCACCGGGGCGTGGGCCTTGGCCATGACTTCCTCCGACACATCGAGCGCACGCGGTTTCTCGTGCTGCTGATTGACATGGCCGGCGTCGACGGCCGCCACCCCGCGGACGATTTTTTCAGCCTCCGTCGCGAACTGGAGATGTACGGCCGAGGGCTGGACGAGCGACCCTATCTCACTGTCGCAAACAAGATGGATCTGCCCGATGCCGCACACCATCTTGACGAGTTCATCGCCCGGACCAGCGTCACGCCGCTGCCCATCTCCGCCCACTCCCGTCAGGGCCTCGATGTGCTGATCGGCGAACTGGCCAGGCGAGTCGCTGAGCTGGACACCGCCGCGTCGGCAAAGTCCGCCGCAGCGCCGCCTCCATGAGAGCCTGGCTGTTTTGGGCCGGGATTCTGTTAGGAGCCGACGCGCTGGTGGGTCTGCTCGCGCAGCGGTGGTGGGCGTCACGCTTGCCCGGACTTCCGATCGCATTCATCGCGACCGTCGAAGCGGTGCTCGCGATCGCTCTCCTGGCCGCCTATCTTGCGCTGAGCCCGTCCTGATCGTCGTCGCGCCGTCAATGCCGCCACGGTTCCACGAGCGATCCCCAAGCGGTCGGCCCACTGCGCACGCGCATTACTGCGA contains these protein-coding regions:
- the rbfA gene encoding 30S ribosome-binding factor RbfA, translating into MRASRMVRVNELLKREIAATLYQEMAGESLDFAAITVTDVQVSPDLRHAKVFVSIRGSDAEASQIFSRLYRHRIRLQEHCHRRVRLKYTPVLVFERDFAIERGDRVLALLDQMQPQSPPSAAEPPAGPNQTI
- the truB gene encoding tRNA pseudouridine(55) synthase TruB, yielding MPSPQPLPTAADPDGVLLVNKPRGWTSHDVVAAVRRRFRLRKVGHGGTLDPMATGLLVLLIGRATRLAERFMSADKAYAGTFRLGVETDTEDADGRVIAERDPGGVTEAAVRAALARRTGDLWQTPPMISAIKHAGQPLYKLARRGTVIERRPRLIHIYEFSLVEFVPPRVRFYLRCTKGTYVRTLCADVGRELGCGAYLEELTRTQSGELTVEAAAPLDDILAGDRVALEARLLRLDAFAPAP
- the ribF gene encoding riboflavin biosynthesis protein RibF, yielding MRVERTLEALSGHDRPVALAIGVFDGVHVGHRAVLAAARQHARTPNGEAWVLTFDPHPLDVLRPADAPPAILSLAGKLRRFAQLGMDGCVVHPFTPAFAALDPPAFFRRLLDSLPQLTAIAVGETWRFGRGAAGDIHTLRQLAEPVGITIVAVPPVCMDGRIVSSTMIRQAVQSGDLAQAARWLGECFSFDGIVVRGRAFGRRIGVPTANLEPPPRRVCPPAGVYAAWVHARGAIHPAAGYIGTRPTFGEQGGTVIEVHLLDTDLALYGEAIEVDWVSRIRDDQAFPDADALRRQIEEDIRQIRRILAHSPKPPARDSSWQDRVDSGTPPP
- the rplU gene encoding 50S ribosomal protein L21, encoding MKPYAVIETGGKQYLVRPDDRLTIERLAAEPGETIALAPVLAVSDGTTLKVGTPALPDATVSAQILAHGRAPKVISYRKKRRKGYHRKVGHRQAITTVRIVGIPTV
- the rpmA gene encoding 50S ribosomal protein L27, which produces MAHKKGQGTSRNGRDSRGQRLGVKCFAGQTVRAGHILVRQRGTRLHPGRNVGMGRDFTLFALIDGVVDMDSRSRRVHVLPSPTPA
- the obgE gene encoding GTPase ObgE; the encoded protein is MKAPTFIDCVQIHVRAGRGGDGVATFRREKYVPFGGPDGGDGGRGGDVVLVGDASLDSLLHLYYQPHHRAENGMPGRRKQQTGRSGEDCIVRVPCGTEVRDAADRSWIGEILRDGERLVVARGGAGGLGNLHFVTPTHQAPRECTPGRPGEERKLLLELKLISDVGLVGFPNAGKSTLLGAISRAHPRVAPYPFTTLHPCIGVVPLDEERMLRVADIPGLIAGAHRGVGLGHDFLRHIERTRFLVLLIDMAGVDGRHPADDFFSLRRELEMYGRGLDERPYLTVANKMDLPDAAHHLDEFIARTSVTPLPISAHSRQGLDVLIGELARRVAELDTAASAKSAAAPPP